One Actinoplanes missouriensis 431 DNA segment encodes these proteins:
- a CDS encoding 2-keto-4-pentenoate hydratase, with product MLSDDDCARIADTLWAAERDRAPIPPITRERPDLTADDAYRIQLLNIGRRAEPIVGHKVGLSSAAMQQMMGVDEPDYGHLLADMRLREDEPADARRYCYPRAEIEVAFLLGADLPGADCTEEDVLEATEAFAPSIELIDSRIEDWRIGLADTIADNASSAGFVVGADRVPPKTLDPRGIDAELSRNGEVVAAGRSDAVLGNPVTAVAWLARTVARFGVRLRAGHLILPGACARAVDVRPGDRFVAEFTGLGAVRLTFREEN from the coding sequence ATGCTCAGCGACGATGACTGCGCGCGAATCGCCGACACGTTGTGGGCGGCGGAGCGCGACCGCGCGCCGATTCCCCCGATCACCCGGGAACGGCCGGATCTGACGGCCGACGATGCGTACCGGATCCAGCTTTTGAACATCGGGCGTCGCGCGGAACCGATCGTCGGGCACAAGGTCGGCCTCTCCTCGGCGGCGATGCAGCAGATGATGGGCGTCGACGAGCCCGATTACGGCCACCTGCTGGCGGACATGCGATTGCGCGAGGACGAACCGGCCGACGCCCGCCGGTACTGCTATCCACGCGCCGAGATCGAGGTCGCGTTTCTGCTCGGCGCGGATCTGCCCGGTGCGGATTGCACGGAAGAGGACGTGCTGGAGGCGACCGAGGCGTTCGCGCCCTCGATCGAACTCATCGACAGCCGGATCGAGGATTGGCGGATCGGGCTCGCCGACACGATCGCGGACAACGCCTCCTCGGCCGGATTCGTGGTGGGCGCTGACCGCGTACCGCCGAAAACTCTTGATCCTCGGGGAATCGACGCCGAACTCTCCCGGAACGGGGAGGTCGTCGCGGCCGGGCGTTCCGATGCCGTTCTCGGGAATCCGGTGACGGCGGTGGCCTGGCTGGCGCGGACGGTGGCGCGTTTCGGGGTACGCCTGCGCGCCGGCCACCTGATTCTCCCCGGCGCCTGTGCGCGGGCCGTCGACGTGCGGCCCGGTGACCGATTCGTCGCCGAGTTCACAGGGCTCGGCGCGGTCCGGTTGACATTTCGCGAGGAGAACTGA
- the dmpG gene encoding 4-hydroxy-2-oxovalerate aldolase encodes MTAGIRITDSTLRDGSHAKRHRFTAVEVRDIVTALDAAGIPVIEVAHGDGLGGSSFTYGLSHTPEQELIRVAVGAATRARIAFLMLPGVGVIDDIRAAAGNGASVCRIATHCTEADIAVQHFGLARDLGLETVGFLMMAHSTPPDALARQARIMADAGCQCVYVVDSAGALVLDQVGDRVSALVAELGDDAQVGFHGHENLGLGVANSILAVRAGARQIDGSTRRFGAGAGNTPVEALVGVCDKLGIPTGVDFFAIVDAAEDVVRPAMPDECRLDRMALIMGYAGVYSSFLLHAYALADRYQVSGAEILVRAGERRLVGGQEDQLIGIARELASRT; translated from the coding sequence ATGACCGCCGGGATCAGGATCACCGATTCGACGCTGCGCGACGGCTCGCACGCCAAACGGCACCGGTTCACGGCTGTCGAGGTGCGCGACATCGTGACCGCTCTGGACGCCGCCGGGATCCCGGTGATCGAGGTGGCCCACGGCGACGGGCTGGGCGGATCGTCGTTCACCTACGGCCTCAGCCACACGCCGGAGCAGGAGCTGATCAGGGTGGCGGTCGGCGCCGCCACCCGCGCGAGGATCGCCTTCCTGATGCTGCCCGGCGTCGGCGTGATCGACGACATCCGGGCGGCCGCCGGCAACGGCGCGAGCGTCTGCCGGATCGCCACACACTGCACCGAGGCCGACATCGCCGTCCAGCACTTCGGTCTCGCCCGTGACCTGGGCCTGGAGACCGTCGGCTTCCTGATGATGGCCCACTCGACACCGCCCGACGCGCTCGCCCGGCAGGCGCGGATCATGGCGGACGCCGGCTGCCAGTGCGTCTACGTGGTCGACTCGGCCGGCGCGCTGGTGCTGGACCAGGTCGGCGACCGGGTGTCGGCGCTCGTCGCGGAACTCGGCGACGACGCGCAGGTCGGCTTCCACGGCCACGAGAACCTCGGCCTCGGCGTGGCGAACTCGATCCTGGCCGTGCGGGCCGGCGCCCGGCAGATCGACGGAAGCACCCGGCGGTTCGGGGCGGGCGCCGGGAACACGCCGGTGGAGGCGCTGGTCGGCGTCTGCGACAAGCTCGGCATCCCCACCGGAGTCGACTTCTTCGCGATCGTCGACGCCGCCGAGGACGTGGTCCGCCCGGCGATGCCGGACGAGTGCCGGCTCGACCGGATGGCCCTGATCATGGGGTACGCCGGGGTCTACTCGAGTTTCCTGCTGCACGCGTACGCGCTGGCCGACCGCTATCAGGTCTCCGGCGCGGAGATCCTGGTCCGGGCCGGCGAGCGGCGACTGGTCGGCGGCCAGGAGGACCAGCTCATCGGCATCGCCCGCGAGCTGGCCTCGCGAACCTGA
- a CDS encoding acetaldehyde dehydrogenase (acetylating) — MLTAAIVGSGNIGTDLMYKLLRSPVVSPQWMAGIDPSSPGLKRAAGNGLETGIGGAEWLLTRDPLPDVVFEATSASVHRAHAPLYAAAGIRAIDLTPAAVGPAVVPSVNLGGHRDAANLNLTTCGGQATIPMVAAVSRVTPVSYAEIVASVASRSAGPGTRANIDEFTRTTGRGLETIGGAAKGKAIIVLNPAEPPLMMRDTVFCAVTPDADRDAVITSVTDMAADVARSVPGYRLLDEPQFDLVGDVLRVGVFLEIEGSGDYLPPYAGNLDIMTAAATRVAEELVR; from the coding sequence ATGCTGACCGCCGCGATAGTCGGCTCCGGGAACATCGGCACCGACCTGATGTACAAACTGCTGCGATCCCCCGTCGTCTCGCCACAGTGGATGGCCGGGATCGATCCGTCGAGCCCCGGTCTGAAACGGGCCGCCGGCAACGGATTGGAGACCGGAATCGGTGGCGCGGAATGGCTGCTCACCCGCGATCCGCTGCCCGACGTGGTGTTCGAGGCGACGTCGGCGTCCGTGCACCGGGCCCATGCCCCGCTCTATGCCGCGGCCGGAATCCGGGCGATCGATCTGACGCCGGCCGCTGTCGGACCGGCCGTCGTCCCGTCGGTGAATCTCGGCGGGCACCGCGACGCCGCCAATCTGAATCTGACCACCTGCGGCGGGCAGGCGACCATTCCGATGGTCGCCGCGGTGTCCCGGGTGACACCTGTCTCCTACGCCGAGATCGTCGCCTCGGTGGCGTCGCGATCGGCCGGTCCCGGCACACGGGCGAACATCGACGAATTCACCCGGACCACCGGTCGCGGACTCGAGACGATCGGCGGCGCGGCCAAAGGAAAGGCCATCATCGTGCTGAATCCGGCCGAGCCGCCACTGATGATGCGGGACACCGTGTTCTGTGCCGTCACGCCGGACGCGGACCGGGACGCCGTCATCACCTCGGTCACCGACATGGCCGCCGACGTGGCCCGATCCGTGCCGGGATATCGGCTGCTGGACGAGCCGCAGTTCGACCTGGTCGGCGACGTCCTGCGGGTCGGCGTGTTCCTCGAGATCGAGGGCAGCGGGGACTATCTGCCGCCGTATGCCGGGAACCTGGACATCATGACCGCCGCCGCCACGCGGGTCGCCGAGGAGCTGGTGAGATGA